The Flavobacteriaceae bacterium 3519-10 genome includes a window with the following:
- a CDS encoding Rhodanese domain protein has translation MDISPIISAQGLADLIGTKNLVIADAGSGTEARERYVKEHISGSHYVDLNEDLAEVPADAKNGGRHPLPSLDKFAALLARLGIRRESHVIVYDDKNAANAAARFWWMLRAAGYTKVQVLNGGLPEAIKHGITVNAEIPKVADTELPALKTWSLPTIDLGGVDAFSKNSEALIIDVRENERYRGETEPIDLVAGHIPSAINLPLKNNLDGDGKFKNPEVLKAYFTEILGDHLTENIAVHCGSGVTACHTLLAMHYAGLSIPKLYVGSWSEWSRNFKPVEKL, from the coding sequence ATGGATATTTCGCCTATCATTTCAGCACAGGGGCTCGCAGATTTAATCGGGACTAAAAATTTAGTAATCGCAGATGCGGGAAGTGGTACCGAGGCGCGCGAAAGATATGTCAAAGAACATATTTCGGGATCGCATTACGTAGATCTCAACGAAGATTTAGCGGAAGTTCCTGCGGACGCCAAAAACGGGGGAAGACATCCGTTGCCCTCTCTTGATAAATTTGCAGCGTTGCTGGCGCGGCTTGGAATCAGGCGTGAATCCCACGTGATTGTGTATGACGATAAAAACGCGGCCAATGCGGCGGCAAGATTCTGGTGGATGCTTCGCGCGGCGGGCTATACGAAAGTTCAGGTTCTGAATGGCGGGCTGCCGGAAGCGATAAAACATGGCATTACTGTAAATGCTGAAATCCCCAAAGTCGCAGACACCGAATTGCCAGCGCTTAAAACCTGGAGTTTACCTACAATCGATCTCGGTGGAGTTGACGCTTTTTCAAAAAACAGTGAGGCTCTCATCATCGATGTACGCGAAAATGAGCGTTACCGCGGAGAAACGGAACCGATAGATCTTGTAGCCGGCCATATTCCAAGTGCGATAAATTTACCATTGAAAAATAATCTCGACGGAGACGGAAAATTTAAAAACCCCGAAGTTTTAAAAGCGTATTTCACGGAAATTCTGGGCGATCATTTGACTGAAAACATTGCGGTGCATTGCGGATCGGGTGTAACAGCATGCCACACTTTGCTCGCGATGCACTACGCAGGGCTAAGCATCCCGAAGCTGTACGTAGGTTCGTGGAGTGAGTGGAGCCGAAACTTTAAACCTGTCGAAAAGCTTTAA
- a CDS encoding Quinolinate phosphoribosyltransferase (decarboxylating), whose amino-acid sequence MKRPSYVTDKALKQFIKNALAEDIQEGDHSTLATIPKDLEQKAKLLVKEDCILAGAEMAEMIFNHFDKDLKMEVLIKDGQSAKVGDIAFYVTGSARSILSTERLVLNCMQRMSGIATLTHDWDSRLLGTKTKLLDTRKTTPNFRICEKWAVAIGGGTNHRFGLYDMMMLKDNHIDYNGSIANAVKMAKEYSKDNKKKLKIEVETRNLDEVEQALKAGVDRIMLDNMDVPTMQKAVELIGGRCESEASGGITRDMLKSIAQTGVDYISAGALTHSAANIDLSLKAAQ is encoded by the coding sequence ATGAAAAGACCTTCTTACGTTACCGACAAAGCCTTAAAACAATTCATAAAAAACGCGCTTGCTGAAGACATTCAGGAAGGAGATCATTCCACGCTGGCCACAATTCCGAAAGATCTTGAGCAGAAAGCTAAACTTCTGGTGAAGGAAGACTGCATCCTGGCGGGTGCGGAAATGGCGGAAATGATTTTTAATCACTTCGACAAAGATCTGAAGATGGAAGTTCTGATTAAAGACGGCCAATCTGCCAAAGTGGGCGACATCGCTTTTTATGTAACCGGAAGCGCCCGTTCAATCTTATCAACCGAAAGACTGGTGTTGAACTGCATGCAGCGCATGAGCGGAATTGCTACACTGACGCATGACTGGGACTCGCGGCTTTTGGGAACTAAAACAAAACTGCTCGATACGCGGAAAACGACGCCGAATTTCAGGATTTGCGAAAAATGGGCCGTAGCCATTGGTGGCGGAACCAACCACCGTTTCGGTTTGTATGATATGATGATGTTAAAAGATAACCACATCGATTATAACGGAAGCATCGCCAATGCCGTGAAAATGGCGAAGGAATACAGCAAAGACAACAAAAAGAAACTCAAAATTGAAGTCGAAACCCGAAACCTCGATGAGGTGGAACAAGCTTTAAAAGCTGGCGTTGACCGTATTATGCTCGATAATATGGATGTACCGACCATGCAGAAAGCCGTAGAGCTTATCGGCGGCCGCTGCGAAAGCGAAGCATCGGGCGGAATAACCCGTGATATGCTAAAAAGTATTGCGCAAACAGGGGTAGATTATATCTCGGCGGGAGCGCTTACCCATTCGGCGGCAAATATTGATCTCAGCCTCAAAGCAGCACAATAA